The proteins below come from a single Dinghuibacter silviterrae genomic window:
- the paaD gene encoding 1,2-phenylacetyl-CoA epoxidase subunit PaaD, with protein sequence MSDTATIKTLSDPRHVMELLENIPDPEVPVLSILDLGIVRDVRVYPASEQGAFPGVTVMITPTYNGCPAVDVIRMNIRMTLIAAGYTPVDVRTALSPAWSTEWMSEAAREKLEAFGIAPPNSVPSVCSLDLFQQDESVRCPHCGSYHTEMVSRFGSTACKALYKCKDCQEPFDYFKSH encoded by the coding sequence ATGAGCGACACAGCGACTATAAAAACCTTATCCGACCCGAGACACGTCATGGAACTGCTGGAAAATATACCGGACCCCGAGGTCCCTGTATTGTCCATCCTGGATCTTGGGATTGTCCGTGACGTTCGGGTATACCCGGCATCCGAGCAGGGGGCGTTCCCCGGGGTGACGGTGATGATCACACCTACCTACAACGGATGTCCGGCCGTGGACGTCATCCGCATGAACATCCGTATGACCTTGATCGCCGCGGGGTATACCCCGGTGGATGTCCGGACGGCCCTTTCCCCGGCCTGGTCTACTGAATGGATGAGCGAAGCGGCCAGGGAAAAGCTGGAGGCCTTTGGCATCGCCCCACCCAATTCCGTCCCTTCGGTGTGCTCCCTGGACTTGTTCCAGCAGGACGAGTCGGTGCGTTGTCCGCACTGCGGGTCGTATCATACCGAGATGGTGAGCCGGTTCGGGTCTACGGCCTGCAAGGCCC
- the paaC gene encoding 1,2-phenylacetyl-CoA epoxidase subunit PaaC, which yields MPLPTYLLHLGDDALVLGHRNSEWCGHGPVLEQDIALTNIALDLIGQARLFYQYAATVLGDGVTEDSLAYLRDVYEYRNCLLVEQPNGDWAHTTLRQFFFSAYQYELYKAMKTSTDEQLSAIGTRSLKEVTYHLRWSGEWVVRLGDGTEESRARLLKALETLWMYTGELFRPAPYEEVLVEAGVAVAVDSLEGSWMEHVRRVLGQAGLTVPLAPAFQAGGKTGAHSEHLGYVLAEMQFMQRAYPGSTW from the coding sequence ATGCCCTTACCTACCTATCTTCTTCATTTGGGGGACGACGCCCTTGTTCTCGGCCACCGCAACAGCGAGTGGTGCGGGCATGGCCCGGTACTGGAGCAGGACATCGCCCTCACGAATATCGCCTTGGACCTTATCGGGCAGGCACGGTTGTTTTACCAATATGCGGCCACGGTTTTGGGGGATGGTGTCACGGAGGACAGCCTGGCCTATCTCCGGGACGTGTACGAGTACCGGAATTGTTTGCTGGTGGAGCAGCCGAACGGGGATTGGGCACACACGACGCTGCGGCAGTTCTTTTTCAGCGCTTACCAGTATGAACTGTATAAGGCGATGAAGACGAGCACGGACGAACAACTGTCAGCCATCGGAACGAGGTCGTTGAAGGAGGTCACCTATCACCTGCGTTGGAGCGGGGAATGGGTGGTCCGGCTGGGGGATGGGACGGAGGAAAGCCGGGCGCGTCTGCTGAAGGCCCTGGAAACGTTGTGGATGTATACCGGAGAGCTGTTCCGGCCGGCACCCTACGAAGAAGTCCTGGTAGAAGCCGGGGTGGCGGTAGCCGTGGACAGCCTGGAAGGGTCCTGGATGGAGCACGTCCGTAGGGTTTTGGGGCAGGCGGGGCTGACAGTGCCGCTGGCGCCGGCCTTCCAGGCGGGGGGAAAAACCGGGGCGCATTCGGAACACCTGGGGTACGTTCTTGCGGAAATGCAGTTTATGCAACGGGCTTATCCGGGAAGCACGTGGTAA
- the paaB gene encoding 1,2-phenylacetyl-CoA epoxidase subunit PaaB has translation MATEWPLWEVFIRSRQGLDHKHVGSLHAADAAMAVENARDVYTRRQEGVSIWVVESKYIHASDPGEADSLFDPASDKIYRHPTFYQLPPEVKNI, from the coding sequence ATGGCTACGGAATGGCCTTTATGGGAAGTCTTTATAAGAAGCAGGCAGGGCCTGGATCACAAACACGTGGGGAGTCTCCATGCGGCGGACGCGGCGATGGCGGTCGAGAACGCGAGGGACGTCTATACACGCAGACAAGAAGGGGTCAGCATCTGGGTGGTGGAGAGCAAGTATATCCACGCCTCGGACCCGGGTGAAGCGGACAGTCTTTTTGACCCGGCCTCGGACAAGATTTACCGGCATCCTACGTTTTATCAACTTCCACCGGAAGTAAAGAATATTTAG
- the paaA gene encoding 1,2-phenylacetyl-CoA epoxidase subunit PaaA, whose amino-acid sequence MEERGFIFQDKVDREIRIEPTDWMPEDYRKTLIRQISQHAHSEIVGMLPEANWITRAPSLRRKAALLAKVQDEAGHGLYLYSAAETLGVSRDELYDQLHTGKAKYSSIFNYPTLTWADIGAIGWLVDGAAIMNQVPLCRASYGPYARAMVRICKEESFHQRQGFEIMLTLCRGTEAQKRLAQDALNRWWWPTLMMFGPRDDDSPHSAQSMRWRIKRFSNDELRQKFVDITVEQATYLGLTVPDRDLRFDTETGHYRTGEIDWSEFKAVISGNGPCNRQRLEARVKAWEDGAWVREAAEAHAHKLKKKVAIA is encoded by the coding sequence ATGGAGGAACGTGGCTTTATTTTCCAGGACAAGGTGGACAGGGAGATCCGGATCGAGCCGACGGATTGGATGCCGGAGGACTACCGGAAAACCTTGATCCGGCAGATCAGCCAGCACGCGCATAGCGAGATTGTGGGGATGTTGCCGGAAGCGAATTGGATTACCCGGGCGCCTAGCCTGAGGCGCAAGGCGGCCTTGCTGGCCAAGGTCCAGGACGAAGCGGGGCATGGATTGTACCTGTATTCGGCTGCGGAAACGCTGGGGGTGAGCCGGGACGAACTGTATGACCAGTTGCATACCGGGAAGGCGAAATACTCGTCGATCTTTAATTACCCGACGCTGACCTGGGCGGACATCGGGGCGATCGGCTGGCTGGTGGACGGGGCGGCGATCATGAACCAGGTGCCGCTTTGCCGGGCGTCGTACGGGCCGTATGCGCGGGCGATGGTGCGTATCTGTAAGGAGGAGAGCTTTCACCAGCGGCAGGGGTTCGAGATTATGCTGACGCTGTGCAGGGGTACGGAGGCGCAGAAACGCCTGGCGCAGGATGCACTGAACCGGTGGTGGTGGCCGACCCTGATGATGTTCGGGCCCCGGGACGACGACTCTCCCCACAGCGCCCAAAGTATGCGTTGGCGGATAAAGCGCTTTTCCAATGACGAGCTAAGGCAAAAATTCGTAGATATAACGGTAGAGCAGGCGACGTATCTTGGATTGACGGTCCCGGACAGGGATTTGCGATTCGACACGGAAACAGGGCACTACCGGACGGGGGAAATTGACTGGTCGGAATTCAAGGCGGTGATCTCGGGGAACGGGCCCTGTAACCGGCAGCGCCTGGAAGCGAGGGTCAAAGCATGGGAGGACGGGGCCTGGGTCCGGGAAGCGGCGGAAGCCCATGCGCATAAGCTTAAAAAGAAAGTCGCAATTGCATAA
- a CDS encoding RNA polymerase sigma-70 factor: MHGKLKYLQEGIACGDQGALKELYRLLYKKLVQFAYVLVRSREISEEVVEDVFIKLWSRRSQVMNIQNLKVYLYIATKNTALNYLSKKAIELTTAPFDYLDIETAEVGASPEQLMITAEMLRKMQAAVDALPPRCKMIFKLIREDGLRYKEVSDILGISVNTIDAQMAIAVKRISAALVVDLSPRVRKDAAKGKNSAV, encoded by the coding sequence ATGCACGGTAAATTGAAATATTTACAGGAAGGCATAGCCTGTGGTGATCAGGGCGCTTTAAAGGAATTGTACCGTCTTTTGTATAAAAAGCTAGTACAGTTCGCCTATGTTCTTGTGCGCTCCCGGGAAATCTCCGAAGAAGTCGTTGAAGACGTCTTCATCAAACTCTGGAGCCGCCGTTCCCAGGTCATGAACATCCAGAACCTAAAGGTCTATCTCTATATCGCCACCAAAAACACCGCCCTCAACTACCTCTCCAAAAAAGCCATCGAACTCACCACGGCGCCCTTCGACTACCTCGACATCGAAACCGCCGAAGTCGGCGCTTCTCCCGAACAGCTCATGATCACGGCGGAAATGCTCCGCAAGATGCAGGCGGCTGTCGATGCGCTACCGCCGCGGTGTAAAATGATCTTTAAACTCATCCGGGAGGACGGGCTCCGCTACAAGGAAGTCTCCGACATCCTCGGCATCTCTGTCAATACCATCGATGCCCAGATGGCGATTGCCGTCAAACGGATTAGCGCGGCGCTTGTTGTTGATCTTTCGCCGCGGGTGCGTAAGGATGCGGCGAAAGGGAAGAATTCTGCTGTGTAA
- a CDS encoding ORF6N domain-containing protein, translating into MEKAMALADDAIISKIYLIRGQKVMIDRDLAGLYGVETKRLKEAVRRNAERFPEDFMFEMSRGEFTEWRTQNATSTKGDRQGLRHEPFCFTEQGVTMLSCVLNSERAIQVNIKIIRIFTRMREMILTHKDILLKLEQLERQVVQNSQDIQMIFAALKELLNPPIPIINFLRSHFATLNQYHSF; encoded by the coding sequence ATGGAAAAGGCGATGGCATTGGCAGATGACGCGATCATCAGCAAAATCTACCTTATCAGAGGACAAAAGGTCATGATAGACCGCGACCTGGCCGGGTTGTACGGGGTAGAGACCAAGCGGTTGAAGGAGGCGGTACGGCGTAATGCGGAACGGTTCCCTGAAGACTTCATGTTCGAGATGAGCCGGGGAGAGTTCACGGAATGGAGGACGCAAAATGCGACCTCCACTAAAGGAGACCGTCAGGGGTTGCGTCATGAGCCGTTTTGTTTTACTGAGCAAGGGGTTACGATGTTGTCCTGCGTGTTGAATAGCGAACGGGCAATCCAGGTAAATATCAAGATCATTCGGATTTTTACACGGATGCGAGAGATGATTCTGACCCACAAAGACATCCTGCTGAAACTGGAACAGTTGGAAAGACAAGTGGTACAAAATAGCCAAGACATACAGATGATCTTCGCGGCGCTCAAAGAGTTGTTGAATCCCCCCATTCCTATCATTAACTTTTTAAGGTCGCATTTTGCGACCTTAAACCAATATCATTCATTTTAA
- a CDS encoding ORF6N domain-containing protein: protein MAEERQGLTVPEERIMTKIVILREEKVILDVHLAELYGVETRALKQAVRRNLERFPEDFMFQLSDNEVDTVVSQNVIPHRKYLGGATPFAFTETGVAMLSSVLKSPAAIEMNIAIMRTFVALRKLSVNYQEVMRIVQEMRGQYDAQFEEVFRLLEHLVNPPQPHRQMIGFKATGE, encoded by the coding sequence ATGGCAGAAGAGAGGCAGGGGTTGACCGTACCTGAAGAACGCATCATGACTAAGATTGTGATACTGCGTGAGGAAAAAGTCATACTGGACGTGCACCTGGCGGAATTATATGGTGTAGAAACGCGTGCATTGAAACAGGCGGTTCGACGCAACTTGGAACGGTTTCCAGAGGATTTTATGTTCCAACTATCAGATAATGAGGTGGATACAGTGGTATCACAAAATGTGATACCACACCGGAAGTACCTGGGCGGGGCAACTCCGTTTGCTTTTACAGAAACAGGCGTAGCCATGCTGTCGAGCGTCCTAAAGAGTCCAGCAGCGATAGAAATGAATATAGCCATCATGCGCACGTTTGTAGCGCTGCGGAAGCTGTCGGTGAACTATCAGGAAGTAATGCGAATTGTTCAGGAAATGCGAGGGCAATATGATGCGCAGTTCGAAGAGGTGTTTAGGCTGTTGGAACATCTGGTCAATCCGCCCCAGCCGCACCGGCAAATGATTGGTTTTAAGGCAACCGGCGAATAA
- a CDS encoding FecR family protein: MDQNRIWVLMARKLALEASPAELEELEKVIRDHPECQAALDLTQAYWDQHPDTPLTDKEIEEALDKILHTGTHGPVWDEWERTTRRSRVKRKWAAVASVCVAAAGVALWVTRTPKTEKPQPVADTQVQTRPGTRTNLLLPDGTSVWLNAGSNLSYPPAFNGKNREVVLEGEAFFDVAKNPAHPFIVHTVSMTIRVLGTSFDVKAYAGDKTAEATLIKGAIEVTFKNRPEEKILLKPNQKLVVPEEDTANVAVKAGKAPKGTEILPPTIDTHTGVVIETAWTANKLVFQDESFRDLATQMERWYGVAIQFDQQKLGDLRFTGSFEKETIQQALAALQLTADFTYTIHENQITIYER, from the coding sequence ATGGACCAAAACCGCATATGGGTATTGATGGCCCGGAAACTGGCGTTGGAAGCCAGTCCGGCCGAATTGGAAGAGCTGGAAAAGGTGATTCGTGATCACCCTGAATGCCAGGCCGCCCTGGACCTGACCCAGGCGTATTGGGACCAACACCCGGATACCCCTCTCACGGACAAGGAGATAGAAGAGGCTCTTGATAAGATACTGCATACGGGGACGCATGGCCCTGTTTGGGACGAATGGGAACGGACTACAAGAAGGAGCCGTGTAAAAAGAAAATGGGCCGCCGTCGCATCGGTATGCGTAGCCGCCGCCGGCGTCGCTCTTTGGGTCACACGTACACCAAAAACCGAAAAGCCTCAGCCCGTAGCGGACACCCAAGTCCAAACCCGCCCGGGCACCCGCACGAACCTCCTGTTGCCGGACGGCACGTCGGTCTGGCTGAATGCTGGGTCGAACCTGAGTTACCCTCCGGCCTTCAACGGCAAAAACCGGGAAGTAGTGCTGGAGGGCGAAGCCTTTTTCGACGTGGCGAAAAACCCCGCACATCCTTTTATAGTACATACCGTATCCATGACCATCCGCGTCCTGGGGACGTCCTTCGACGTAAAGGCGTATGCAGGGGACAAAACGGCGGAGGCGACCCTGATCAAGGGAGCCATAGAAGTGACTTTCAAAAACCGGCCGGAAGAAAAGATCCTGCTAAAGCCAAACCAGAAGCTGGTGGTGCCGGAGGAAGACACGGCGAACGTAGCGGTAAAAGCGGGCAAAGCGCCAAAGGGGACGGAGATCCTCCCCCCCACGATTGACACCCACACGGGTGTCGTGATCGAAACCGCCTGGACCGCCAACAAACTCGTCTTCCAGGACGAATCCTTCCGGGACCTGGCGACCCAGATGGAGCGCTGGTACGGCGTGGCCATTCAATTCGACCAGCAAAAACTGGGGGACCTGAGGTTTACGGGCAGCTTTGAAAAAGAAACCATCCAGCAGGCGCTGGCGGCATTGCAATTGACTGCAGACTTCACCTACACAATTCATGAAAACCAAATCACTATTTATGAGAGATGA
- a CDS encoding TonB-dependent receptor has product MKLTVLLVLATTLQVSAKVNGQAKISLHLDKVEISRALNSIERQGVYHFLYNSRLSGIEQKVSIDAKEEDVRDVLTQMFTGTDLTYKMLENNLIVVLSAKPAPQDIKVTGRVTGASGESVVGASVTVKGTSNGTTTDYNGGFTLTVPDGGVLVISSIGFKTQEVPVSGQSVINIKMDPSSKVMDEVVVVGYGVQRKIDVTGAVSTVKGDEIARQASVNPISALQGKVAGVQITNSGSPGAAPQILIRGLGTYYGSTGPLYVVDGVWVSDVSFLNPADIETLSVLKDASSEAIYGINGANGVIVITTKKGSRSGKTTVTYNGSVGYQKVTNQVKMADAYQYAVMFNELGRATNSNPVLLDSSQFGTGTNWFDQILRNALVTNHQVDVSGGTDKSSYNFSLGYLYQDGVLKDNDYQRYTARMQNDFQITKNIKLGYTAVGMYATSDDPPGGIWHEIYSAPPVVPVYFKEGNYGDPGYYGLGQAVSNPQVSLDFNHAQSRDYNLTGGAYLDIKFLKHFTWHTNIGGEYIMNASRNYVPVYKATSTQANSVSSLSIINYDTRKWIAENTLTYSNIFGDHSITALVGQHADYYFYDEVHMSATGVPNQSSGNWYLGLGNGGSGTVSDVDPNTYNPAYPLESTVSSYFGRVQYSYKDRYSLNATMRGDGSSKFIGSNRWGYFPSVGAAWIVTGENFMQNQHVFNTLKVKGSWGKVGNVAIPTFVSTLTSVSGGGYSVIYGNTGVISNGVSVASITPPPLAWEKGVGTDIGLEAVTLANRLSIEADYYNKTTQGFVFQVNIPGSVGAATSYIITNVGNIRNRGFELSLNWKDNISKDFSYSIGGNVTINNNQVVSNSAGSQKIYNGGEGATGGLFTTVTTLGQPIGEYYGYKVVGVFQSAADVAAYKDSKGNLYQPSAQPGDFKYASTTGVGPISGNDRQYLGNPNPKYTYGINTNWAYKHFDLSVDVQGVADVSVYNANKGLRYGAENWTQDFYNKRWHGAGTSNSYPSVNIGGGTNYNPNSWFVESGSYFRIRNLQLGYTVPSNVLNRPWIQKIRVYADAQNPFNFFKYTGFSPEIGGTPGNAGIDNSIYPLYATYRLGVTLTF; this is encoded by the coding sequence ATGAAACTAACTGTGCTGCTGGTATTGGCGACCACGCTTCAGGTCTCGGCGAAGGTCAACGGGCAGGCAAAGATCTCGCTCCACCTGGACAAGGTAGAGATTTCGCGGGCGTTGAATTCGATCGAGCGCCAGGGCGTTTATCATTTCCTGTATAATAGCCGGTTGAGCGGCATCGAGCAGAAGGTGTCGATAGATGCGAAGGAGGAGGATGTAAGGGACGTGCTGACACAGATGTTTACGGGCACAGACCTGACCTACAAAATGTTGGAAAACAACCTGATTGTCGTATTGTCCGCGAAACCCGCCCCGCAGGACATCAAGGTGACGGGCCGCGTGACGGGTGCGAGCGGGGAATCCGTGGTGGGGGCTTCTGTCACGGTAAAAGGAACTTCCAATGGTACCACCACGGATTATAACGGCGGATTTACGCTGACGGTCCCTGACGGAGGGGTATTGGTTATTTCATCGATTGGTTTCAAGACGCAGGAGGTACCGGTCAGTGGTCAGTCGGTGATCAATATAAAGATGGACCCTTCTAGCAAGGTGATGGACGAGGTGGTGGTCGTGGGGTACGGGGTGCAGCGTAAAATAGATGTTACAGGTGCCGTGTCGACGGTCAAGGGAGACGAGATCGCCAGGCAGGCGTCGGTGAACCCGATCAGCGCCCTGCAGGGGAAGGTGGCCGGGGTGCAGATCACCAATTCGGGGTCACCGGGAGCGGCTCCCCAAATATTGATCAGAGGGTTGGGTACCTATTACGGGTCTACGGGGCCCCTTTATGTTGTGGATGGTGTGTGGGTGTCCGACGTGAGTTTCCTGAACCCGGCGGACATAGAAACGCTGAGTGTACTCAAGGACGCGTCGAGCGAGGCCATTTATGGGATCAACGGCGCCAACGGTGTGATCGTGATCACCACGAAGAAAGGGAGCAGGAGCGGGAAAACAACGGTTACCTATAACGGATCGGTGGGCTATCAAAAAGTGACCAACCAGGTCAAGATGGCGGACGCCTACCAGTACGCGGTCATGTTTAACGAGCTGGGCAGGGCCACCAATAGTAACCCGGTTCTCCTGGATTCTTCCCAGTTCGGAACAGGCACCAACTGGTTTGACCAAATCCTGCGGAATGCCCTGGTGACCAATCACCAGGTGGACGTGAGCGGGGGAACGGACAAGTCGAGTTACAATTTCTCCTTGGGGTACCTATACCAGGATGGCGTGTTGAAGGATAACGACTACCAGCGTTATACGGCACGTATGCAAAACGACTTCCAGATCACGAAGAACATAAAGCTGGGCTATACGGCAGTGGGGATGTACGCAACCTCCGATGATCCCCCCGGGGGGATCTGGCACGAAATCTATTCGGCGCCTCCCGTTGTACCCGTTTATTTCAAAGAGGGGAACTATGGTGACCCGGGCTATTACGGCTTGGGGCAGGCGGTGTCCAATCCGCAGGTGTCGCTGGACTTCAACCATGCACAGTCCAGGGACTATAATCTTACCGGGGGCGCTTACCTGGACATCAAATTTCTTAAACACTTCACCTGGCATACGAACATCGGCGGGGAGTATATCATGAATGCATCCAGGAATTACGTGCCCGTGTACAAGGCTACTTCTACCCAGGCGAATTCTGTGAGCAGCCTTAGCATCATAAACTACGACACACGTAAGTGGATTGCCGAAAACACCCTGACCTATAGCAATATTTTTGGGGATCATTCGATCACCGCGCTGGTGGGTCAACACGCCGACTATTACTTTTATGACGAGGTGCACATGAGCGCCACGGGTGTTCCCAACCAGTCCTCCGGGAACTGGTACCTGGGGTTGGGGAACGGTGGGAGCGGGACCGTTTCCGACGTAGACCCGAATACGTATAACCCGGCATATCCCCTGGAGTCAACGGTATCGTCGTATTTCGGACGGGTTCAATACAGTTATAAGGACCGGTACAGCCTCAACGCAACCATGCGGGGAGACGGTTCGTCAAAATTCATCGGGTCTAATCGTTGGGGGTATTTCCCGTCGGTAGGCGCCGCGTGGATTGTGACCGGGGAGAATTTTATGCAGAACCAGCACGTCTTCAATACCCTGAAAGTAAAGGGCAGTTGGGGTAAGGTGGGGAACGTGGCTATCCCCACCTTTGTCAGCACCCTCACCAGCGTATCGGGGGGAGGCTATAGCGTGATCTACGGAAATACGGGCGTCATTTCCAACGGGGTGAGCGTTGCCAGCATCACCCCTCCGCCCCTTGCCTGGGAAAAGGGCGTAGGCACGGACATCGGTCTGGAGGCGGTGACACTGGCCAACCGGTTGTCGATCGAAGCCGACTATTACAACAAGACAACACAGGGTTTTGTTTTCCAGGTGAACATACCCGGATCGGTAGGCGCGGCCACGTCCTACATCATTACCAACGTGGGCAATATCCGCAACCGGGGCTTTGAGCTGTCTCTGAACTGGAAGGACAACATCAGCAAGGACTTTTCCTACAGCATCGGGGGCAATGTGACGATCAACAACAACCAGGTGGTGTCGAACAGTGCCGGTTCCCAGAAGATCTACAACGGTGGCGAAGGCGCTACCGGTGGCCTTTTCACGACGGTCACCACCCTTGGCCAGCCCATCGGCGAATACTATGGCTACAAAGTCGTCGGCGTCTTCCAATCCGCCGCCGACGTAGCAGCCTACAAGGACAGCAAAGGAAATCTTTACCAACCTAGCGCCCAGCCGGGCGATTTTAAGTACGCCAGCACCACGGGGGTGGGGCCCATTTCGGGCAACGACCGCCAGTACCTGGGGAACCCGAACCCGAAGTATACTTATGGCATCAACACGAACTGGGCATACAAGCATTTCGACCTGAGCGTGGATGTACAAGGCGTGGCAGACGTCAGCGTGTATAATGCGAATAAAGGATTAAGGTATGGCGCGGAAAACTGGACCCAGGACTTTTACAACAAACGCTGGCATGGTGCGGGGACGTCCAACAGCTATCCTTCCGTCAATATTGGAGGCGGTACGAACTATAATCCGAATTCCTGGTTTGTGGAAAGCGGAAGTTATTTCAGGATCAGGAACCTCCAACTGGGGTATACGGTACCGAGTAACGTCCTAAACCGGCCATGGATACAGAAGATCAGGGTATATGCCGATGCTCAGAATCCCTTCAACTTCTTCAAGTACACCGGGTTCTCACCCGAGATCGGGGGGACCCCGGGCAATGCGGGCATAGACAACAGCATTTACCCGCTTTATGCGACGTATAGGCTGGGGGTGACCCTCACATTTTAA
- a CDS encoding RagB/SusD family nutrient uptake outer membrane protein, which produces MKIKFIYIYGALGLGVLAAGCSKSFLNVPVQGQQPAVQLWQTATDAGNAVNAIYANLRGWNNTAFAAIAVESLGSDDAIKGSVPTDATFMNEYDQFTITATEGQLDGFWTGQYQNINLCNQVLDNVPGINMDGSLKARYLAEAKFVRAYSYFRLERAFGYIPLVLTVPKTAAQINPPQNTPAQVWAAIEQDLTDAASVLPQSYGATDIGRATKGAALSLHAKVALYQKKWSDVVNYTKQVMNLGYALFPNYEQMFRIANDNCSESVFEIQCSYVQGNSGINSSQYSQVQGDRDVSPSVGWGFNEPTQNLVNEFETGDNRLMGTVLMAGTTTPEGDVVPLPSAGAPSMYNMKSYVPFARAAAHDAAGNPGCEQHVRVLRYADVLLMNAEANNEMGDATDALSSLEMVRARARAFSQNPAVDIPAVTTTDQTQLRTAIYHERRVELAMENDRYFDVIRQGRAATVFGPLGWTSINQYWPIPQNEIDVSAGVLKQNNGY; this is translated from the coding sequence ATGAAAATCAAATTCATATATATATACGGTGCCCTCGGGCTGGGTGTGCTGGCCGCGGGCTGCTCCAAGAGTTTCCTGAATGTGCCGGTACAAGGGCAGCAGCCCGCGGTCCAGTTGTGGCAAACGGCCACCGACGCGGGTAACGCCGTAAATGCCATTTATGCTAACCTCCGGGGCTGGAACAACACGGCTTTCGCGGCGATCGCGGTCGAAAGCCTGGGTTCCGACGACGCGATAAAAGGGAGCGTTCCGACGGATGCGACCTTTATGAACGAATACGACCAGTTTACGATCACCGCAACGGAGGGCCAACTGGACGGATTCTGGACGGGGCAATACCAGAACATCAACCTGTGTAATCAGGTATTGGATAATGTGCCGGGCATCAATATGGACGGTTCCCTGAAGGCCCGTTACCTGGCCGAAGCGAAGTTTGTACGCGCCTATTCCTATTTCCGGCTGGAACGCGCGTTTGGGTATATCCCGCTCGTACTGACCGTGCCCAAGACGGCCGCCCAGATCAACCCGCCCCAAAACACCCCCGCCCAGGTATGGGCGGCTATCGAACAGGATTTGACGGACGCCGCCTCGGTATTGCCGCAGAGCTACGGTGCGACAGACATTGGACGGGCAACGAAGGGGGCGGCCTTGTCGCTGCACGCCAAAGTGGCGCTGTACCAGAAGAAGTGGAGCGACGTCGTCAACTATACGAAACAGGTGATGAACCTGGGGTACGCCCTTTTCCCCAACTATGAACAGATGTTCCGTATCGCCAACGATAATTGTTCCGAATCCGTCTTCGAGATCCAGTGTAGTTACGTACAGGGGAATTCCGGGATCAACAGCAGCCAGTATTCACAAGTGCAAGGAGACAGGGATGTGAGTCCTTCGGTAGGTTGGGGCTTCAACGAACCCACCCAGAACCTGGTCAATGAATTCGAGACCGGCGACAATCGGTTGATGGGTACCGTTTTGATGGCGGGGACGACAACCCCCGAGGGGGATGTGGTTCCCCTTCCGTCGGCGGGGGCACCCAGCATGTACAATATGAAATCCTATGTGCCCTTCGCCCGTGCGGCTGCCCATGACGCCGCGGGTAACCCGGGTTGTGAACAGCACGTACGTGTGTTGAGGTACGCCGACGTCCTCCTGATGAACGCGGAAGCGAACAACGAAATGGGAGACGCCACTGACGCCCTGTCTTCCCTGGAAATGGTCCGTGCGCGGGCACGGGCTTTCAGCCAGAACCCTGCGGTGGACATACCCGCCGTGACGACAACGGACCAGACGCAACTCAGAACGGCGATCTACCACGAACGGAGGGTTGAACTGGCTATGGAAAACGACCGTTATTTCGACGTCATCCGCCAGGGAAGGGCCGCCACCGTATTCGGCCCCCTGGGTTGGACGAGCATCAACCAATACTGGCCGATTCCCCAGAATGAAATCGATGTATCCGCGGGTGTCCTCAAGCAGAACAACGGATACTAA